Within Psychrobacter sp. DAB_AL43B, the genomic segment AAGGAGCAGTTATATGGGTATGTTCAGTTTTGCAAAAGACATTGGTGATAAGATTTTCAATCGTGATGATGCCAAGCATGATGCTAAAGTAGAAACGAAAGCGGACGCTAATACACCGGTACAAAGTAGTGAGCCTTCTGCACAGTCAGTAGCCAATATTTTGCTTCGTCGTATTCAGCAGCAAAATCTTAATATTAGTGATCTAAAAATCAAGTATAACGGTTCAACGGATACTGCAGAAATTAGTGGTAAGGCAAAAACCCAAGCAGATCGTGAAAAGGCTATTATCGCTATCGGTAATGTACAGAATGTTGCTAAGGTGATTGATAATATTGATATCGAAGAAGATGCACCTGAATCTACTATGTATACCGTAAAATCTGGCGACAATCTATCGAAGATTGCACAGAATGTTTATGGGTCAGCTGGTGATTATTTGAAAATATTTGAAGCCAATAAGCCAATGCTAACTAGCCCTGATAAAATTTACCCAGGTCAAGTATTGCGTATTCCTAAGCCATAGAATTACTTTTAAAAAGTTGCCTTTGAGTATTGCCTGTAAATAGGTAAAGAAATAGGGTAATAAACGCTTATTGAAAATGCCTCTTATCATAAGAGGCATTTTTTTGTATTTTATAAAGTCCTCAAATATCTCATCGGATGTTGTGTTTTATATGAAGTTTTTTACTGATTCATCACTTTTAGTTTGTTATGTTGTTCAGTCATTGCCCAATGAATGTGTTCATCAAGCATAGCATTATGTTTGCCTAATTTCGTTTGTAAGTGGCCGATTACTTCCTGACTGCCATTAGCATTACCAAGAGCAATGGCGATATTGCGCAAAAAATTTACATAACCTGTGCGCCTTAGTGGACTGCCTTCAGTCTTTTTCATAAAATCTGCTTCCTGCCATTGCCACAGCTCAAGCAAGCTACTGTTGTCAAGATTGTGCCTTGGCGCAAAATCTTCTACAGGCGTGAGATTGGCATAGCGATTCCATGGGCAAATCAATTGACAGTCGTCACAACCAAAGACACGGTTGCCAATGGCGCGGCGATATTTGGTATCAATAATACCGTCGTGCTCAATAGTCAGATATGAGATACAGGCTGACGCATTGAGCTCATAGGGTGCGACAATCGCTTGGGTAGGGCAGATGTCAATACAGGCACTGCAACTACCACAATGCTCTTTGACGGGTTCATCATCAGGTAATTCGAGACTCATAAACAACTCTCCCAGCACAAAAAATGAACCTGCTTGCTTGTTGATGAGCAGCGTGTGCTTCCCGGTCCAGCCGAGACCAACGGCATCAGCAATAGGCCTCTCAAAGATAGGCGCTGAATCACTAAATGGCCTAAAAATAAAATCCGTATCAGCACCGATATCTAGATGTTGCCATTCAGGAAGCATGGCTTCAATCTTTAATGCCAGCTGCTTTAAGCGACTGCGCATGGTCTTATGATAATCACGCCCTCTCGCATAACGCGCAATGATGCCTTGGTTAGGATGATCGTTATCAGTGATAGCGCGCGGTGTCGGTGTTTGGGTTAGGTAATCCATACGTACGCTGATGATGGTTTTAGCCCCTTCCACCAGTTGCTCAGGATGGGCACGTAGATGATGATTGCTATGCATAAACTGCAATTGACCTTCGTAGCCTTTCGCTAACCATTGCTTTAATTGTTCAGTCTGTTTAGTAAACAAAGGATGATGCACGGACAAAAACCCACAGTCAGCAAACCCTAAAGATTGTGCTTGGGCTTTAATCCATTGCTTAACCTCTGCTGTAGTAGCAAATGCGTGCGTATTATTGACAGCAATTTTTTTATCAGGCGTGTTGGGAGGCGCAGAAGACAGCTGTTTGTTAAATGTCTGCTTGGTTTGTGAGGCGGGCGAAGTTGATAAAGTTGCTTGAGGTTTGTTATTCATATTTGGCTATAAATGATAATGTGAATATGAGTATGATAAGCCAGTGAGCTAAGAGCGCAAGTGGCAAAGCAAATAAATCTGCATTCATATTGATACATCAGTTAACGTACACTTTTGCTAAGCTAATATGAGCGATAAAAAAGTAGATATTTAAAATAATATAATATAAAACAACTTCCTAAAAACACTCGAGAACAAACCATGCAAATAACAGCTAATATATCATCGAAAACAACAATGCCTATAGCGCTGTATAGTAGTAAGCAGCTCTATGCTATGGAGCAAGCATGGTTTACCGAAGGTAATGATAGCTTCGGTCTAATGAAACAAGCTGCATGGCAAATGGCGCAATATATTGATCAGATTGATGAGCAAAAACATCTTAATGCGCACGGATCTACTCATGCTAAATTTTCTCATCGTCGTCATACTCGCCAGCGTTTAGCCAATATTTGGATAGGAAAAGGCAATAATGGCGGTGATGGTTGGCTCATTGCTTATTATTTACAGCAAATGGGCTGGCAAGTGCAGGTAACAACGGTCGGCTTTAATAAACATGATTTTGAGTTAGTTAATCTTGAAAGAAATAATATTGAAAAATCTGATATAAGTAGCAGCTCTAAGAAAACCGATTGTATTACGGATGCAGCAAAGGCTCTACAGACAGCGCTATCTGCTAATTGTTCTTACCAGCGCTTTGAAACCAGTGCTGATAAAAAAAATGAGAAAATAGATAAGGGCGCGCAAGCTGATGTTTATATCGATGCGCTATTTGGCATTGGCCTAGAGCGAGCGCCTGAGAATGTTTATAAGCAGGCGATTTGCGCTTTTAATGAAGTAGCACAGCATGCAGAGGCGTTGGTTATCGCGGTTGATATTCCAAGTGGGTTGGTTGCTTCCACGGGTCAAGTATTTGACCATATAGCGATACAGGCGGATATAACGTTATGTCTTATCGCACGAAAATTCGGGCTGCATACCAAAGATGGGTTGGACTATAGCGGCACAGTTATTGACATACCACTGATACCTTATCAGGTGAATGGTAAGGAACTAACGCCAGTTGCTACACTCATTACTTCCGCTCATAGTTTAAAGCCACGCCGCCAAAACAGTTATAAAGGCAGCTATGGACATGTATTGGTCATCGGTGGCAATCGCATTGATGGCTCACAAGGTATGGGCGGAGCAGCCATACTGTCTGCGTCAAGTGCGATGGCAATAGGCGCTGGTAAAATCACTGTCGCTTGCCATGAAGCGTTTCATGGCGCACTACTAACCTCACTACCAGATGCAATGACTATCGACTTACATGATCAAGAGGGGGTGAATCGTCTTATTGAGCAAGCCAGTGTGATCGCTATTGGTATGGGACTGGGCCGTGATGAAAAAGCAAAGTTGATATTTATAAGTTATATGCAGGTTGCCATAGCACAAAGTAAGCCATTAATAATCGATGCCGACGGTCTCTATCATTTGGCATCATTACAAAGAGATAATCATAAACTAATAACGCAATTGAAAGAACATAGTGTCGATTATCAGGTTTGCTTAACGCCGCATAGTGGCGAAGCTGCTAGGTTATTAAATAACGAGGTTAGTGAGGTAGAAGACGATAGATTAGCAGCGATAAAGCAGTGTGCAACGAGTTATGGTGGTGATTGGGTGTTAAAGGGAGCAGGGTCATTAGTTTTGGAGCAGAAAAAAGAGCAAACGCATGTGTACGTTTGCGGAGCGGGTAATGCCGGTATGGCAACCGCTGGTATGGGCGATGTGTTATCGGGTGTGGTTGCTGGGTTACTTGCGCAGCAAGATTTAAATGAAAAACCGCGTAGTTTGCACCAAGCGGTTCTTATCCATGGATTGGCAGGAGATGTTTTAGTAAATCAAACAGCTGCTTGTGAAAATAATGATGGGTCATTATTAATAGGACAACGAGGTTTGCAAGCTCAAGATATGCCAGCTGCTATTCGCCATGTTATCCAGTTAATAACCGATAATTATTAATCATCAAATAGATTGGTCTTGGTATTAAGTGGCAGAGCCATTACAGTACTGAGTGATTGCTTGTTGAACACGCTCACGCTTAAGCTCAATTTCACGACCATCTAGATATTGGCGTTTGCCATTGGCATCCATCTCATAGATGCGCCCACCCACATTTAGATTGGTTAAGTTGTTACGTAACGACTGACAACGTTGGGCATTCGCTTGCGCTTCTTGCTCTTTGATACGCGCTTCTAATTGTGCAACGCGCTGTTCTTCGGCACTTTGCGGTGCAGCTTGGTTGGCTTCGGTTTTGCCTGCTAGCTGTCCGGCATTGCTCTGTCTGCCATCACTGCGGAACTCAATAACTTCAATATTTCTACCATTTTGCGGCGCATGTTGGCTGTATTTAACTTCGCCATGTGCACCAATAGATTTGTATACTTGAACAGCATGGCTGGCGCTCATTGGCAACATGAGCATACACGCAGTGCTGACACTAATAAGCAGTTTGGCAGCGGTATTTATGGTAGACGCATATGCCATGGTAACGATCCTCTTAATGGGTAAAAAACATGTGTATAAATAAACCAAGGATAGTAGTTAACGTCCTCGATAACAATATAAATACATTACTGTTTGATTCTAGCAAATAACTCTTATGAATGTACATTATTTAATAACCAATAGTTAGGGATGGGCTTTAGAAGTTTTTCTTGACAATGGTGCCCAAACCATCGAATATAATAGCAGTTGATTGGTCAGTGAGCGGCTTTTATGATATTGCCGTGGCACTTGAAAATAAGGACTACGGGTTGCTTATCGGTAGCTTGCTTAGCTTTATTATCTTTGTGACAATAATATAAAATAAATAGCAGTTATAACCATTGCTATTGAAATCTATATTTATTGTCTCCGGACTTATCCGTCTACAATGACTAAGATAAACTTATTATTAACGTGATTTTTAAGATTTTGCCGTTATAAAAAATAGAGTGTCATGTGTGTTTTTAACATTTACTCATTAAACATGTTATAAGATTTCGCAATCATATAACGTGATATAAGCTATAAAATATAAGCTTTGAGATTTGTTCTATCATTCTGTATCCATCTATTTATTATCAGCGCAAGCTCGTATGCATTACAAATAATAAGCTTCTTTTACAGATGCGCTCGCATCTTGTCACTGTAAATAGATAAACTCCTGTCGCAAAGCTGACCTTAAATATATTGCTATGTTTGAGTAGTATGCTGTCTTATAGAACAGCACAACTTAGATGTAGTGGGCACATATTCTTGCCACAAAAAAAGGTGACGACAGTGACGCAAACCACGCAAAGTCCGAATATGACTGGACATACCCAAACGGGTCATGCTGCCAAAAACTTCGAAGAAAAGCAACAACGCCTTGCTGAAGGGAGCAATGAGCCTGTGATGCTATCTGGCGCTGAGATGTTGGTGCAAGCACTAACGGATGAGGGCGTCAAATATATCTTTGGCTATCCAGGCGGTGCCGTTCTTCATATCTATGATGCCTTGTTTCAACAAGAAAACATTGAGCACATCTTAGTGCGTCATGAGCAAGCAGCGGGCCATATGGCAGATGCTTATTCACGGGTGACGGGTAACACAGGTGTGGTACTGGCGACTTCTGGCCCTGGTGCCACCAATACAGTGACTGCTATTGCTACTGCCTTTATGGATTCAGTACCGATGGTAATCATCTCTGGACAGGTACCCAGCAGTTTAATTGGTGAAGATGCTTTCCAAGAAACCGATATGATTGGTGTGTCGCGTCCCATCGTTAAGCATAGTTTTCAAGTACGCCATGCTAGCGAAATCCCAATGATTGTTAAAAAAGCCTTTTATATTGCGCAGGCTGGGCGTCCAGGTCCTGTTGTAATCGATGTTCCTAAGGATATGACCGCGCCTAGCGAAAAATTCGCTTATGAATATCCAGAAGAAGTATTTATACGCTCATATCAGCCTTCATTAAAAGGTCATAGTGGTCAAATCAAAAAAGCGGTTGAAACCTTACTTGCTGCTAAGCGCCCGATTATTTACTCTGGTGGCGGTGTTGTTTTAGGTAATGCACACACAGAACTAACGGATCTTGCCCATCGCTTAAACTTACCAGTAACCAATACTTTAATGGGTTTGGGTGCTTTTCCTGGCTCTGATGAACAGTTCTTAGGTATGCTTGGTATGCATGGTACTTATGAAGCCAATATGACCATGCACCATTCGGACGTCATATTAGCAGTTGGTGCACGTTTTGATGACCGTGTGACCAATAACGTCAAAAAATTCTGTCCAAATGCGACGATTATTCATATTGATATTGACCCTACGTCTATCTCAAAAACTATTCTTGCTCATATTCCTATCGTTGGCGATGTCAAGTCAGTGCTTACTGACATGTTAGACATTATCGGCGAAGATAAAGAGCTAGACCAACCAGCGTTATTGGATTGGTGGTCACAGATTAATGAGTGGCGTAAGCGTCATGGTTTGCGCTATGACACCAGTACCGATAATGGTATTAAGCCACAAGCGGTCGTTCAAGCCTTGGATAAAGTGACTAATAGTAACGCTATTATCACTAGTGACGTTGGTCAGCATCAAATGTTTGCGGCTCTTTACTATACCTATAATGAGCCGCGCCAATGGCTGAACTCAGGTGGTTTAGGTACCATGGGTGTTGGCTTGCCGTATGCGATGGCAGCGAAACTTGCTAACCCTGAGCGTGATGTGGTTTGTATTACCGGTGAAGGCTCTATTCAGATGAATATTCAAGAGCTATCAACCTGTTTACAGTATGATTTGCCAGTTAAAATTCTAAACTTAAATAATGCGCAGCTGGGCATGGTGAAACAGTGGCAAGATATGCTGTATGAAGGTCGTCATGCGCATTCTTATATGAATTCTTTACCAGACTTCGTAAAACTGGCTGAAAGCTACGGTCACGTCGGTATCAAGATTACTGATCCTGCGACTATGGAAGCACAGTTGGCTGAAGCCATGGCAATAAAAGATAGATTGGTATTTATTGACGTTTATGTCGATCGTAATGAGCATGTGTATCCGATGCAAATCGCTGGACAGACGATGCGTGATATGTGGTTAACAAAAGGGGAGCGTACCTAATGCAACAACAACATCTGATTTCGGTATTGATGGAAAACGAAGCGGGTTCGTTGTCGCGAGTGGTCGGTTTGTTCTCTCAACGTGGCTACAACATCGAAACTTTGAACGTTGCGCCAACAGACGATCCGAGTATTTCTCGCTTAACATTAACCACCATTACTTCACCTGAAAAAATAGAACAAATCACCAAGCAATTGCATAAATTGATTGAAGTGGTTAAAGTGCTTAATCTATCAGATACCGTACACGTCGAGCGCGAGTTGATGCTAATCAAAGTGCGTGCGACTGGCGGTGTACGTGAAGAGATCAAACGCAGTGCAGACGTTTTTCGCGCACAAATCGTTGACGTCAATGCCAGTTTATATACGATTCAAATCGTCGGTGACAAAGCAAAGCTTGATGGTTTTATTGATGTGATTGGTCGCGAGCGTATCATGGAAGTGGTGCGTTCAGGCGTGATTGGTATCGCTCGTGGCGACAAAACGCTAAGCCTATAATCAGCGTTTACTGTATTTAAAATACTATATTTAAAATATTGTATTTCAAACTTATTTATTCAACATTAACATAGCGCTTATCTCACCAATCACCTTAAAACAGTGGCTGTAATTTAAGTGTTTATTTATCCATGGCACGCCATGATTTAGGAAAAGGACTCTGTTTATGAACGTTTATTATGATAAAGATTGTGATCTATCAATCATCCAAGGTAAAAAAGTTGCCATTATTGGTTATGGTTCACAAGGTCATGCGCACGCGCTTAACTTACAAGAATCAGATGTCGATGTGACCGTCGGTCTACGTGCAGACTCAGGCTCATGGAAAAAAGCAGAAAACGCAGGCTTGAAAGTTGCTGAAGTTGCCGATGCGGTAAAAGCGGCTGACGTTGTCATGATTTTGACGCCTGATGAGTTCCAAAAAGAGCTATATCAAAACGAGATTGAACCAAACATCAAGCAGGGCGCAACTCTTGCCTTTGCTCATGGTTTTGCCATTCACTATAACCAAGTAGAGCCGCGTAGCGATCTTGACGTCATCATGGTTGCGCCAAAAGCACCAGGTCACACAGTACGTAATGAATTCGTAAAAGGTGGCGGCATCCCAGATCTTATCGCTATCTATCAAGATGCTTCTGGTCAAGCCAAACAATTAGCGCTATCTTATGCGGCTGGTGTTGGTGGTGGACGTTCAGGTATCATCGAAACCACGTTTAAAGATGAAACTGAAACGGATCTATTTGGTGAGCAAGCAGTATTATGTGGCGGCGCAGTTGAGCTAGTAAAAATGGGCTTTGAAACGCTAACAGAAGCCGGTTATGCGCCAGAAATGGCTTACTTTGAGTGTTTACATGAGCTAAAGCTTATTGTTGACCTCATGTATGAAGGCGGTATCGCTGACATGAACTATTCAATCAGTAACAACGCTGAATATGGCGAATATGTAACTGGGCCTGAAGTTATCAATGAGCAATCACGTGAAGCGATGCGTAATGCGCTAAAACGCATTCAATCTGGTGAGTATGCGAAGATGTTTATCTCTGAAGGTGCAACGAACTATCCATCAATGACGGCTCGTCGTCGTAACAATGCTGAGCATCAAATCGAAATTACAGGTGCCAAGCTACGCGGTATGATGCCTTGGATCGGTGGTAACAAAATCATCGATAAAGACAAAAACTAATTTGATATCAAGTAATTAATAATTGATTAATAAATTAGTCTAAAAAAGCCCACGCTATCAATGATAGCGTGGGCTTTTTATTGATAGATATTTTTATATGCTTCGGTCTGTCATGGTTGAAAATCTATAACGTCTGCCTAATATAGGCAGACATTGTTATATTTATTAGTAGCGTATCCATTTAATTAGCGCTCTTATTATCGACTATCTTTGAGCTATCAATGCCAAGGATTCTCTCATGCTTCTTTTCTATAGATTACAGGTTGTCTGTTGTGCAAATATCTTATCCTGATTGGCTAACGCCGCAATTCGTATATATTACTCTTAGCGCTGTGGTCGCAGTTCTAATTTGGATAGAAGGGGAGATGCTCAAAAAAACCGATGGCAAACTACCCCAATCTAAGTTTTTTCAAATCAGCTCGCTCTTAGATACAGTCTGGTTCTTTGTTTCCGTTGTGATGTTATACGCGATTGATCTAACGCCGTTGGCGGTTGCTGTGCCTGCCGCTTATGGTATTTATACGACTTTTGGCTGGATATATGGCACGCGACTGTTGAAGCGTAAAGGCATTCCCGAATCTCCTAAAGATTTGGTAATACCCGCCAAATATATCGCCTATAGCCAGTCATTTTCGCTGATATTTTTTGCGTTATGTTTATTGGTATTAAGCTCACCATGGTTACCTGTTCCTCAGTAATTTTCTTTGTTTGATTGCAGAATAGTGAGCTTCAGTCGTATGGTCTATTGCGTTAGATAGTTTATCTATATTCAAAATATAAAGATGTGTCTAATAAAAAATATCTTTCATATCAATAGATTATGTGGTCTTTACTCACTATTATAATTTCTCAAAACGGATTTTAATAGTTTACAAAAATCATCAATTTAAGCTGTTGCGCTTATGAAAAGCTGTTATAATCAGATTGTACTCGAAGGATTTTAGGTAAAAACATTAAGGTATCTTCAAGATGGTTTAATTGTTTTGACCTTTGCATTTAGCAGAAAATTATTTGGGTACATATCAATTAATCGGTGATGACACACGTCTCGCCAACAGTTAAAGAGTTAGGAAAATTTATGTCAGATAAAGTTGAAGGCACTGTAAAGTGGTTTAATGAAGCTAAAGGTTTTGGTTTTATCGCTCAAGACAATGGCGGACAAGACGTATTCGCTCACTACAGCGCTATCCAAGGTGGTGGTTTCAAGACCCTAGCCGAAGGCCAAAAAGTGTCTTTCATCTTAGGTGATGGCAAAAAAGGCCCACAAGCTGAGCAAATCGAAGCTATCTAATCTGATTGGGTATTGAGTAAGCTGATTCTCAGCAAGCTTAATCACAGTAAGATTAATCAATAGTCATTGATACCTTTGTTTGTTAAAACAATAAAAATACTGTTTAGACTTTAAAAAAGAGCAACCTCTGATCAGGTTGCTTTTTTTATGACATTTTTTCTTGTGAGAATAACGAGATGTTGTTGTAGGTTTTTTGCTATCACTAGCCGCAAATTTCTATCAATACTTCAAAAAATTAATTTCGGCAGCATTTTATCCTTTTAAAGTGAATCGACTATATTGCTCAAGTTTTCCCTATTTTTTAAAATACGACCAAAGAAATAAATAATAACAAAATGTTAAGTAGTCAAAGGGCTGTGAATGCTATAAAGATGGATAGTATCAGCGAAAGAAAATTACAGAATTGTGCGCTTATAACTATTTATTATAGAATAGTGACAAATTTATGACGCATTATTCACGGCGTTGTCTTGACCTTATGACTGTGCTCACGCAATATACATAGGTCTGATAATAACGGTTGGCTTAGCTTTAGCGGATTTTATGAATATGGGATATGATGCTGATACACTTTTGGTATTGGATTTTTTTCTTCATTAACTATTTTTTGCTGATGCAGTAACAACCTTGAGTACCATTTTGAACGACGATTTGAAGCAAAATTTGAAAGACAGTTTAGAAGATATTTTGAAAGAAAATGAACCTTTGGTTCTTAACTGACAATTTTTTAATTCATAACATTAATAAACGAGGAACGTATGAAAGCATTAGTAGCGGTCAAGCGTGTCATTGATTACAACGTAAAAGTTCGTGTAAAAGCTGATAACTCTGGCGTAGATTTATCTAACACTAAAATGTCAATCAACCCTTTTGATGAAATTGCAGTAGAAGAAGCGGTTCGTCTAAAAGAAGCCGGTGTGATTGATGAAATCATTGTTGCATCCATTGGTCCAAAAGAATCACAAGAGCAGATTCGTGCTGCTTTAGCATTAGGCGCTGATCGTGGTATCTTGGTATTGACTGATGACAAGCCTTATCCACTACAAATCGCTAAAATACTTAAAAATATTGCTGAATCTGAGTCAACTGATATTATTCTATTGGGTAAACAAGCGATTGATGATGATAATAACCAAACTGGTCAGATGCTAGCGGCATTGATGGGTATCGGTCAGGGCACCTTTGCTTCAGAAGTGAAAGTTGAAGGCGATAAAGTCAATGTGACGCGCGAAAT encodes:
- the lysM gene encoding peptidoglycan-binding protein LysM, which translates into the protein MGMFSFAKDIGDKIFNRDDAKHDAKVETKADANTPVQSSEPSAQSVANILLRRIQQQNLNISDLKIKYNGSTDTAEISGKAKTQADREKAIIAIGNVQNVAKVIDNIDIEEDAPESTMYTVKSGDNLSKIAQNVYGSAGDYLKIFEANKPMLTSPDKIYPGQVLRIPKP
- the queG gene encoding tRNA epoxyqueuosine(34) reductase QueG, which translates into the protein MNNKPQATLSTSPASQTKQTFNKQLSSAPPNTPDKKIAVNNTHAFATTAEVKQWIKAQAQSLGFADCGFLSVHHPLFTKQTEQLKQWLAKGYEGQLQFMHSNHHLRAHPEQLVEGAKTIISVRMDYLTQTPTPRAITDNDHPNQGIIARYARGRDYHKTMRSRLKQLALKIEAMLPEWQHLDIGADTDFIFRPFSDSAPIFERPIADAVGLGWTGKHTLLINKQAGSFFVLGELFMSLELPDDEPVKEHCGSCSACIDICPTQAIVAPYELNASACISYLTIEHDGIIDTKYRRAIGNRVFGCDDCQLICPWNRYANLTPVEDFAPRHNLDNSSLLELWQWQEADFMKKTEGSPLRRTGYVNFLRNIAIALGNANGSQEVIGHLQTKLGKHNAMLDEHIHWAMTEQHNKLKVMNQ
- a CDS encoding NAD(P)H-hydrate dehydratase codes for the protein MQITANISSKTTMPIALYSSKQLYAMEQAWFTEGNDSFGLMKQAAWQMAQYIDQIDEQKHLNAHGSTHAKFSHRRHTRQRLANIWIGKGNNGGDGWLIAYYLQQMGWQVQVTTVGFNKHDFELVNLERNNIEKSDISSSSKKTDCITDAAKALQTALSANCSYQRFETSADKKNEKIDKGAQADVYIDALFGIGLERAPENVYKQAICAFNEVAQHAEALVIAVDIPSGLVASTGQVFDHIAIQADITLCLIARKFGLHTKDGLDYSGTVIDIPLIPYQVNGKELTPVATLITSAHSLKPRRQNSYKGSYGHVLVIGGNRIDGSQGMGGAAILSASSAMAIGAGKITVACHEAFHGALLTSLPDAMTIDLHDQEGVNRLIEQASVIAIGMGLGRDEKAKLIFISYMQVAIAQSKPLIIDADGLYHLASLQRDNHKLITQLKEHSVDYQVCLTPHSGEAARLLNNEVSEVEDDRLAAIKQCATSYGGDWVLKGAGSLVLEQKKEQTHVYVCGAGNAGMATAGMGDVLSGVVAGLLAQQDLNEKPRSLHQAVLIHGLAGDVLVNQTAACENNDGSLLIGQRGLQAQDMPAAIRHVIQLITDNY
- a CDS encoding DUF4124 domain-containing protein, with the protein product MAYASTINTAAKLLISVSTACMLMLPMSASHAVQVYKSIGAHGEVKYSQHAPQNGRNIEVIEFRSDGRQSNAGQLAGKTEANQAAPQSAEEQRVAQLEARIKEQEAQANAQRCQSLRNNLTNLNVGGRIYEMDANGKRQYLDGREIELKRERVQQAITQYCNGSAT
- a CDS encoding acetolactate synthase 3 large subunit, whose protein sequence is MLSGAEMLVQALTDEGVKYIFGYPGGAVLHIYDALFQQENIEHILVRHEQAAGHMADAYSRVTGNTGVVLATSGPGATNTVTAIATAFMDSVPMVIISGQVPSSLIGEDAFQETDMIGVSRPIVKHSFQVRHASEIPMIVKKAFYIAQAGRPGPVVIDVPKDMTAPSEKFAYEYPEEVFIRSYQPSLKGHSGQIKKAVETLLAAKRPIIYSGGGVVLGNAHTELTDLAHRLNLPVTNTLMGLGAFPGSDEQFLGMLGMHGTYEANMTMHHSDVILAVGARFDDRVTNNVKKFCPNATIIHIDIDPTSISKTILAHIPIVGDVKSVLTDMLDIIGEDKELDQPALLDWWSQINEWRKRHGLRYDTSTDNGIKPQAVVQALDKVTNSNAIITSDVGQHQMFAALYYTYNEPRQWLNSGGLGTMGVGLPYAMAAKLANPERDVVCITGEGSIQMNIQELSTCLQYDLPVKILNLNNAQLGMVKQWQDMLYEGRHAHSYMNSLPDFVKLAESYGHVGIKITDPATMEAQLAEAMAIKDRLVFIDVYVDRNEHVYPMQIAGQTMRDMWLTKGERT
- the ilvN gene encoding acetolactate synthase small subunit; amino-acid sequence: MQQQHLISVLMENEAGSLSRVVGLFSQRGYNIETLNVAPTDDPSISRLTLTTITSPEKIEQITKQLHKLIEVVKVLNLSDTVHVERELMLIKVRATGGVREEIKRSADVFRAQIVDVNASLYTIQIVGDKAKLDGFIDVIGRERIMEVVRSGVIGIARGDKTLSL
- the ilvC gene encoding ketol-acid reductoisomerase; the encoded protein is MNVYYDKDCDLSIIQGKKVAIIGYGSQGHAHALNLQESDVDVTVGLRADSGSWKKAENAGLKVAEVADAVKAADVVMILTPDEFQKELYQNEIEPNIKQGATLAFAHGFAIHYNQVEPRSDLDVIMVAPKAPGHTVRNEFVKGGGIPDLIAIYQDASGQAKQLALSYAAGVGGGRSGIIETTFKDETETDLFGEQAVLCGGAVELVKMGFETLTEAGYAPEMAYFECLHELKLIVDLMYEGGIADMNYSISNNAEYGEYVTGPEVINEQSREAMRNALKRIQSGEYAKMFISEGATNYPSMTARRRNNAEHQIEITGAKLRGMMPWIGGNKIIDKDKN
- a CDS encoding cold-shock protein, whose product is MSDKVEGTVKWFNEAKGFGFIAQDNGGQDVFAHYSAIQGGGFKTLAEGQKVSFILGDGKKGPQAEQIEAI
- a CDS encoding electron transfer flavoprotein subunit beta/FixA family protein yields the protein MKALVAVKRVIDYNVKVRVKADNSGVDLSNTKMSINPFDEIAVEEAVRLKEAGVIDEIIVASIGPKESQEQIRAALALGADRGILVLTDDKPYPLQIAKILKNIAESESTDIILLGKQAIDDDNNQTGQMLAALMGIGQGTFASEVKVEGDKVNVTREIDGGSQTVALDFPAVITTDLRLNEPRYAKLPNIMKAKKKQLDEKTPADFGVDMASKQEIIKVVPPADRKAGIKVGSVDELVDKLRNEAKVI